AGCAGAAGTAAACTGGCCTACAGTTCCCTTCAAGTTCATATCTAAACTCCATCAGGAAATCTGTGTTGGGGGAGATGAAGATCCAGCCTGGCAGGGGATCTCTGACAACCTCAAAAGACACGGGTGTTTGTGGAGTGTGTGCTGGCAGAGCATATTGAGCTTTCCTGTTTGCTCTTTAAGGCACTTTAGGTGAAAGGAATGGTTTAAATGGATTGGCGAAAGACAGTAAAACAGGTTCTCCTGTGGCTGTACTAGCGgactgcttgtttgtttttacaacaTTTCTATGTTTCTTAATTTATTACACTAATTTTTCTAagttttttcctgtggaaatgACAATCTCCTCCACGTCGATCCCAGTTCCCTGAGTTCCCAAAATAAGGAATGCTGATCTGAATTTTAACTTGTGAAAGTCCTTTCACGTTTGGCACCAAAAATTGGCCTGATTCCCGGCCTCAGGGGTCAGAGCAGCCGCTCCCTGCCACCACCTGAGGCATCTTGGTCACCTCACCACATTGGTCACAGGGGATGTGGGTGTGGGCCTTCATCTCCCAAGCAAGAGAATTGCagctccacagcttctctgggcaagcTGTTCCAGTTCATCACTGCCCTCTGAATAAAGATGTTCTTCCCAACATCCAATCTTTATAtatctctcctttctttgttcAGAATTAGGCATCACATCCAAGCACAGCTACTTCCCTCCGGTACTCTCCACCTTTCCACTTGCCTGATCTTCTCCTAATGGATACTTTTACTTCATGGCATAGAAGGAATCAATTCCATAACATGAAAGCAGACGTCCCTTCTGTGCTGGCTTTGTCAGCGTCCTCTTCCCTTCAAAGGGATCCCACATAACTGCCTTCACTGTACACGAATGGACCAAGGGCCCCATCTCCCATAAACAGAGCAGCCATGGGGGCACAGTGATCGCCCTGATGATGGCTGAAGTCTTTTTCAAAAATCTCTCAGCTCACTCGTGGACAGCAGTTGAACAGTATTGTCAGCTCTGAGAGTTCTGCCTCATTCACATTCTgttcttagaatcacagaatgagtGTTCCACGAATCTTTGAGGAgagttggagaagacctctaaaACCAACTATTTCAAATTTTCCACTTGTCCCCGGTATTGCCCACAAAACAATGTCCCTGCGTTCTTGTTCACTACTGACACTCCCTGCCACCCTCCAATTTGTGAGGAGACTGCAGGCCACTGCATCTCCTGAACTATTTCTCCCAAACATCTTGTGATGGCTCGGCTTTTGTTCTTATCTCTTCTTAAAAGTGATTTCCTTTCTAAACTCTGCCACTTTTTCAGCTGTTGACTCATCTTGTTTCACGGGTGTCTCTCATGATGTCTCTCAGGACGACCGTAAGTCCTCTCACGGGgactggagcagctgcagggcctTTCACAGGGGCTACAGCAACCAGAGGGCCTGTCTCCAACACAGGGCCCGTCACAACGCAGGCTGTCACCAGGACTAAGCAGCTGCAGGCTCCGTCATGACAGGTTGGAGCAACTGCCGCCTCGCGCTGGCGCTCAGCTGTCCATTGCAGGGGCCTGCTGAGGTTGTCAGCGCTCCCAAAGATCTCCAGGGATGACAGCCACAACCTCTGCCTGACGTAGTCCCGATCTCCCAGCACTCTCAGCTCTGCATAAGAACTTCGCTCTCCTTCTCCACCTGACATACAATCTTCGCTACCACCCGTTTAAACCCAGTGATGCATTGGCCGCATCCTCGACCACTACACAGCCTGCCACATTCAGGAGGAGAGCCCAAGCTCTGACACATCTGGAAGCAGCCCCAGACCTGAACACAGTGACATGCCAAGGCTGGAAACAAGCCCAGAAAAGCCAAACTTGCTCGACGCGGCCAGGTCGCTCTTGAGGAGATTGGGCTGTTGTGCCCCACCCGAGGATGTGGCCTGACCAGCCTCAGCCTGATCNNNNNNNNNNNNNNNNNNNNNNNNNNNNNNNNNNNNNNNNNNNNNNNNNNNNNNNNNNNNNNNNNNNNNNNNNNNNNNNNNNNNNNNNNNNNNNNNNNNNNNNNNNNNNNNNNNNNNNNNNNNNNNNNNNNNNNNNNNNNNNNNNNNNNNNNNNNNNNNNNNNNNNNNNNNNNNNNNNNNNNNNNNNNNNNNNNNNNNNNNNNNNNNNNNNNNNNNNNNNNNNNNNNNNNNNNNNNNNNNNNNNNNNNNNNNNNNNNNNNNNNNNNNNNNNNNNNNNNNNNNNNNNNNNNNNNNNNNNNNNNNNNNNNNNNNNNNNNNNNNNNNNNNNNNNNNNNNNNNNNNNNNNNNNNNNNNNNNNNNNNNNNNNNNNNNNNNNNNNNNNNNNNNNNNNNNNNNCTGCTCCGGCTCGCCCTGAGCTGGCGTTCGCCTGCTGCATGGCGTCTTCTGCTGCTCCGGTGCGGCCCGACTTTGCAGCGGGGAGCGGCTTCGTGTGCCGCTTCTTCCTCGCTGCCTGGGACGTCTTCTGCGGCAGCTGATGGAGACGCCCTGCAGGTTCTGGATGCCCTCCGCCTTGTGGATCTTCGGGAACCACTTTGAGACCTCTGGGCTGCTCTTGTTCTGCGCCCACGACGTCCTCGCAGCTGCTCCGAGGTAGCCCCATCCTCAGATGGACGTGGGCTGCTTGTCTCCTGCTCGGTCTCAGGCAGGTTGCTGTGCTCAGGCAGCTGGGAGGTCTGTGACGTCCCCGGTGCTACCTGGCTGGAAGGCATCGAGCTGATATTCTCAGGCTCTACGAAGATGATGAATGGCCCCTGAGCCCTCTGAGCGGCAGCGCTGGGACTGTCGCTCTCAGTGTCAGAACTGGAGACTGTAAGAGGAGGCAGGAAGGTTATGAGGATGAAGCTGAAGCTCCGCAGTGAGATCTGCCAGACCTCTTGGGGCAGACAGACTCAAGCAAAGCTGCCCTGAGCACTTGCTGCCAGGCCTTGCCTGGCTACGGTACGGTTGATTGCCTCTTACCGGTTCCCAGGCCAGCACAGCTGTTGCACTCCCACCTGGCTGTTGTGTTACTCAAGTGGGAGCAACGACGGTGGGtcccctcagcagcacaggagctgcacaggATCAGCTGCCAGGGTCTGGGGAAGCAAAGGGGTTGTGGCTGTGAGTAGCAAGTGAGCCAAGGCAGGgagtgcccagcacagcacatctcTGGTGCTCAGTCTGTGCTCCCCCAGCCTGTGGTGAGGCTGCGATGCCACGCAGAGCCCCAGAGGGCAGCTGAGGTAACTCACCCTGTTctctctgcctgctctctgcctcCAGGGTAAAGGCACTCGCTGGCATCGCAGCGGCTGTGCCTCTGTAGAAGTGATGCGTATGCATCATTCTGCTCCCATTCTGGCTCTCTAcaagagaagggaggggaagtgATGAGCCCCCAGTGCCCGCAGCATAAGATCCAAGGTCTTCCCATCTCATTCACCCCAACTCCATTCCCAGCCTCTCCATGAAGGTGGGATACACGCTCATGATCCAGCCAAGGCCCAGGCCTGCCAAGACAGCCCCTGGACAGGCCCAGCACAACAGCCTTTATGTCAGCAGAAGTGGGCAGAAGGGCACCAACCTGACTGGGATTCGGATCCCCAGCAGGGCCATTTCTACTATGAAATCTTCGAAATTCCGACAGCTGGGgcactggaaacagaaagcaccAGCACTCCTGGCCAGttgctgcagaagaagcagaagcagtgtGAGTGTGAGCCgggcctggtgctgctgagcacctgCGGTGCCTGCAGGGCGAGGGGAGGGCTCCTACCTGGATGCAGGCCCGGTGGAACCAGGCGTGTCTGCACGCTGGACACACCATGGTGTGGTAGGACACAGTGTCCCCCACAGGCTCCAGGCACATGAGGCAGTTGGTGCCTTCAGGTGGAGCTTCCTGAGCTTCCTGGCGAGGACGGTGCTCCGaacagaaggacctgggggaAGATGGAAGGGATGGGCAGCGTGAGACGTGCTGCAAGAAgggcagaggagcaggaagggagcTCCAGGCCCTGCTCAGGCTGCCGGGAGGTGTAAACTGCAGTTCCTCCCTggcttggctgctgctgacagcacttaCCTGCGTTGCCCAAAGAACTGGGTGATGCATTCCCCATCCTGGCACAGGGCAGGTGGAAGCTGCGCTCACAGCCTCTCTCTGCGCATGCGATGGTAGCACCCCTCTCTCCACAAACACAGCATTGCTGGAATGAGCAGAACAACCCTGTCAACAGCAGGCTCTGGGCTTCTGTGGCTGGCCGCACATCTCTGGGCAGGGCCCAGGACGTGGACACTGCTGGGTCATGTTCTACAAAGATGCCTGGTGGACAGGACTCATCCCCTAACTTTGTCCAGAGGCAGTGGAAAGGCTGCGATGGCTTCTTTGGCTCCAGACTAAGCTGGTGTCAGCCTCTCCTGGCACAAATCGGCCTGCTCTGTACGAGTCCTCACCTTCCTGGTTGCCTCTTTGGCTGCACGTCTGATGGCAGCAAGAGGGAGGCGGCCCTCACTTCCCGACCGTGTCCCTCTTGCTTCATTAACGGTGCTGGCAAGATCCTGTAGGAGGGAAAAGAACAAGGTCTCCTTAGGataggaaggaaaggagcacCCCTAGCAGTGATCAGGAAGGAGCCCATGGGAGAACTCACCAAGCACAACCAATGGACGTGAATTCCACTCTGATGAATCATGTGCCCACAGATGTTCGGGTCGACATCTGCCCGGCCACACAGCATGCACACTGCAGAGGAGAGAGCAAATGTGAGTAGCGGTGAGCAGCTTGCACAGCCAGGTGTCCCTGAGGGCTGTCCCCAGagtcctgctctgtgcctgctgtgctggctgaagGCGGTGGAGGAGAAGGGGCCATGGCAGGCCCAACGCTGCCAGTGGGCAGACACAGCCCAAGCTGGGCCCACCTGCCATGAAGCTGAGGGGCCCTGCCTTGCAGCTGTTGGGGAGTCCCTGCCTGTCCCTTCTTAGCCTTTCAGCCACAGGCAGATACCCAGCACCCTTTTGCCCAGTAGCTTTGCTCAGGGATGCTGTGCTCTCACCTGGCTCCTCCGAGCTGGAGGCCTTCCTCTTCCTATTGGACATGATGTGCGCTAACAGCGAGCACTGCAAGAGTCACTGCTCTCTCTACGCCTCACCAAACCGCACTGATGCTCAGGCTGAGCCCGGCAGCCTtagctctgctcccagcatcATGTCACAATGGCCACTCCCTGACACCCACTGTGACATCACGGTCACTGCCTCACAGTGGGTGTGGGCGCAGGCCCTCAAGCAAGAGGGTGGCAGCCCTTCCAGGCAGCACAGATTGAGGACCCGGTGCTGCcttgcagcagagaggaagcatggcctccctcaacctgctggcactgctcctcGTGGCAgatgctgaagtgctgctgtccCTTGGCCACTCTTTGTAGCCCTGGTCCCACGCTAGCACTTCTGATCTGAGTCTAGTTTATGTTTCTGCATGGTCTAGTAAAGATTGCTAGATAACAGCATATTTGGTGTCTAGTGTTTGTGGTGAGTGACTTTTTGCATGGTCTGATGGAAGATGGGTGATAGAAAggataggaaataaaagatggctgctgctgacagccctTACCTGTGCTCTCCAAAGTACTGGGTGATGCATTCCCCCTCCTCGGCGCAGGGCAGATGGAATTGctctctgtgcattttctgGCATAATGGCTATTGAtaccttcttccagtttcttgGAGATGATATTGAGAAGATGTTGTTACATCACCCTTCCGGGACAGTGATGAGAATAAGTGGCCTCGAGTTTCAACCTTTGTATGGCAGTTGGAAGTAGTTCAACATAAAGGTTTCTTCCATCCCAAATCTTTCCATGATTCTTCAGTaacctgctctgctgcagcactgttcCCAAGAGCTTAGCAGTAGGTCTTCTGGTGGTCATGGCTGATACTTTCGTGATTCTGTTGATGCTAAAGGTTTTAGCTAAgccagaaataaacattttatctTCACTGTTTGTCTCAGATGCTTAACTCCTCCAGTCTACTTTTGTGTTTTGGACAGTAGGGAAAGTAAGAGCACGATTGCTAAAATGTGTATTCATcaacaaaaataagttttcctttcaACTTCCCCTATTCAAGTAGCATTACAAGCTTTCAAACCTTCAAGCTCCCCTAAACAAGTTCTTTGCTAAGAATGTCTAGTTAACATCTGTAAAGAGATTGGAGAGGAAATCTGTCTTTAA
The Coturnix japonica isolate 7356 chromosome 1, Coturnix japonica 2.1, whole genome shotgun sequence DNA segment above includes these coding regions:
- the LOC107313574 gene encoding LOW QUALITY PROTEIN: PHD finger protein 7-like (The sequence of the model RefSeq protein was modified relative to this genomic sequence to represent the inferred CDS: inserted 1 base in 1 codon) yields the protein MSNRKRKASSSEEPVCMLCGRADVDPNICGHMIHQSGIHVHWLCLDLASTVNEARGTRSGSEGRLPLAAIRRAAKEATRKQCCVCGERGATIACAERGCERSFHLPCXQDGECITQFFGQRRSFCSEHRPRQEAQEAPPEGTNCLMCLEPVGDTVSYHTMVCPACRHAWFHRACIQQLARSAGAFCFQCPSCRNFEDFIVEMALLGIRIPVREPEWEQNDAYASLLQRHSRCDASECLYPGGREQAERTGPWQLILCSSCAAEGTHRRCSHLSNTTARWECNSCAGLGTGKRQSTVP